The Mucilaginibacter sp. PAMB04168 genome contains the following window.
GCTTCATTTGTATTCCGATTATAAACAATTTCTTTGCAAGGATACGTCAAGAGTAGCTGCTTACACTTGCCTGTTGCCAAGTGGTAGCATGAAGTGTAATGCCCTTTCTTTTAGGCACCTAACGATTGACATTTTCTGCAAAAAAAAGTTACATTTAGGATTTAATAGACGATGAGGAAGTTTTGGTGCGTGATTTTGTTGTTGTTAGCCTGTTCAGCAGCTTATCCTCAGCTTTCTTTTGATCACCTGACCGTAGCTAACGGACTATCGCAAAGTTCGGTGATCTCGATATGCAAGGATAGTAGAGGTTATATGTGGTTCGGGACCCGCGATCGCCTAAACCGCTATGACGCGCGTTCGATTAAAACCTTTAACCACGATTACAAAGATCCAGGCAGCATCAGCTGCAGTGATTATGTGTTCTCAATTATTGAAGACAGCAAAAAGAACCTTTGGGTTGGCACCGTTAAAGGGCTAAACCGGTACCGGCCCGAGAATAATTCCTTTGAACATTTTCTGCACAATCCAGCAAAAAAGCATTCTATCAGTGATGATAATGTTTACTGTATCTACAACGATCGAAAAGGTAGAATATGGATTGGGACGAACAACGGCTTGAATCTCTTGGCAAACTCCGCCTCTCGAGAATTCATGCACTTCTTCAAAGCGAAGATGGGTCAACCCGGCTTGTCCAGTAATCAGGTATATGCCATCTATGAAGATTATGCCGGTAATATATGGGTAGGTGGCAGCAACGGTCTAACCAAAATTTCGTACGCAAAAGGGAAGTACCAGTATTTAGTTTTTCCTAGTACGGGTAATGATCCCGACAGCCTTCATGGTAATGCCGTGAGGACGATAACTGAAGACCGCCAGCACCGCCTCTGGTTCGGCACGGAAACCGGGGGGCTGAACCTTTATAACCCGGAAACTGCTTCTTTTACGCACTTCAAACATGATCCGCTAAATCAAAACAGCTTGAGTCACAATGACGTAAGGAAAATTATACTAGACAAAACTGGTCAGCTTTGGGTCGGCACAATTAACGGACTTAATATCCTGAATCCCGAAACGCAAACGTTCGTGCGTTATGAGCATGATGCAGAAAATCGTAGGAGTTTAAGTGATAATTCTATAAAAGATATTTACCAGGACCAAAATGGCAGTATCTGGATTGGTACTACCTATGGTGGTGTAAATGTGGTTCATCCGGACAATATACCTTTCAAGGTTTATCAAGCCAATAAATTCAAAAATAGCATTAGTGGCAATATCATAAGTGCTATAATTGCCGGCCCGAAAGGAAACTTATGGATTGGAACAGAGGGTTACGGCCTAAACCAGTTTAACACTGTCTCTGGCGAATTCAAACATTACAAAAACCAGTCTGCCAACAAGCAAAGCTTATCGACAAATTTTGTGAAAGCAGTATACCGCGATAGCAAGGATAACCTTTGGGTAGGTTTGCATCAGGGCGGTCTGGAACTGTTTCAGCCGGCAGGGGAGAATTTTAAGCACTTCCGGCACGATCCCAATAATGCTGCATCTATAAGCAGCGATATTGTCAGCAGTTTACTTGAAGACAGTCGGGGGCGCTTTTGGGTCGGCACCTCAAACGGGTTGAATATATTAGATCAGCAGTCTCAAAGGTTCAGAACGTACTTGTCGGATCCGGTTAAACCATTCAGGCTGACAAAAGAAAGTGTTCGATGTATTTATGAAGATTCTAAACATAATATTTGGGTTGGTACAACCGTAGGATTAAATCTGCTTAGACCAACGTCTGCTTCGTTTAAATGGTTCATGGCCAATGAACGTAATCCAAACAGTTTAAAGGTCGGGTACATCAATTGCATAAAGGAAGATAGCCAGGGAAACGTCTGGGTAGGCTCTTTTCACGGTGGCCTGAGCCGTTATATTCCTTCCAAAGGGGCTTTCATAACTTACGGCATTTCACAGGGGCTGCCGAGCGATAATGTATTGAATATACAACAGGGCGATGCCAATACGCTATGGATCAGTACCGACAATGGCTTAGTTAGTTTTGACTTACGCTCATATAAATCCAAGAGCTTTACGGTAAAAGATGGCTTGCCGACAAATGAATTTAACTATAACTCTTCGTTCAAAGATGAAAGGGGTAACCTGTTTTTTGGTACCTATAACGGCCTAGTTAGCTTTAATCCCCGAGAAATAAAATCCAACGAGATTGAGCCGGTTGTTCAGCTATCGGGATTGAAGCTGTTCAACGAACCCGTAGCGATCGGTGACAAAACTGGTCTTCTTCACCAAGATATAAGTCTAACTAAAGAAATTACTTTTAACCACAACCAGAACGTATTCAGTATCGACTTCACTTCTCTCAATTTTGACAAGCCCGACCGTAACCGATTCATGTTTAAATTGGATGGTTTTGAAAAAAAATGGAATTATGTTAGTGTGCCTACAGCAACTTACACAAATCTGCCAGCTGGAGAATATGACTTCTTGCTTCGTGGCAGCAACAATGATGGTGTTTGGAGCAAAACTATTAAGAAGCTGCACATACGTATATTACCACCATTTTGGCTAACATGGTGGGCTTACCTGGCTTACCTCATTATTTTTGGTGTTACACTTTATCTAGTAATAAGATTTTTTCGCCGGCAAGCACGCCTGGAACGTGACTTGTATTATGAACATCTGAATTACGAGCGGCAACAGGAAGTACATCAGTTAAAATTGGACTTCTTTACAAAGATTTCTCACGAAATACGAACTCCACTTTCATTGATCCTAGCTCCTGTAGAAAGTTTACTCGAGGCAGAAAAGGGAAATATAGTTCTTCGTCAGCATTTACAATATGTAAAGCAGAACGCAAACCGACTGATGCGGCTGGTGAACGAGTTATTAGACTTTAGGAAAGCAGAAAACGGGTTTTTAAAGCTCCGGGTAGCAGAGCAGGATATTTCAGCTTTCTGCAAAGATATTTTTGAGTCTTTTGCTGGTCTGGCTGCCTCCAGAAATATTACTTATTTATTTGAAGCAGATGAGCATTCTATACCATTGTATTTCGACGCTTCCCAATTGGAAAAGGTACTTTTCAATATCTTGTCTAACGCTTTTAAATTTACGCCTGATAACGGTACCGTCCTTGTTGCTTTAAAAACGGGATCTAGTAATGTAGAAATCCACATAACTGATAATGGACCCGGTATTAGTAAAGAGGGGCAGGAACATATTTTTGAAAATTTTTACCAGGATAAAGGCGCAGCCGACGCATCAGGCTGGGGTATAGGATTGGCGCTGGCAAAAAATATTGTTGACTTGCATAAAGGTGAGATTACTGTCGATAGTGTACAAGCTACAGAAAAGCATAGCGGTACAACTACCTTCAAGGTTATTCTTGCTCGCGGATTCTCCCACTTTTCAGCAGACCAGTTTGCCAAGTCTTTGAATTCATTGAAAATCGAAAACGAGGAAATCCTGAGTCCGGTTAGCCTTCCTACACTGGGCCATGAACCCGAATTGCAAGTTGAAAAGCCTGTGCTGTTGCTTGTTGAGGATAATCAGGAAGTCCGCGATTTCTTAAAAGTTACTTTATGCCGTGACTATCAAATACATGAAAGTGAAAATGGTAAGGAAGGCTGGGAGGCTGCGCTTAAAACAATACCTGATCTTGTCATTAGTGATGTAGCTATGCCCATTATGGACGGCTATGCCTTATGTGGGAATATAAAAGCGGATGAACGTACCAATCACATTCCGGTTATTCTTTTAACCGCCAAAGCCGATCAAAACAACCAGCTAGACGGCTTAAAGAGGGGAGCAGATGTATACATTACGAAGCCATTCAGCGTCAATATCCTGCAGCAGCATATTCGTAATTTACTGTCGGTGAGGCAGGCCATGCGCCAGAAATTTTCGCAACAGATGTTGCTGATGCCAACTAGCCGTGTGATTGATTCACCGGATGAAACTTTCTTAAATAAATTAATGCGAATTACCGAGTCACATCTTGAAAACCCAGACTTTGATGTTGCGATGCTTGTTGATAAGGCTGGCATGAGTCAAACTGTATTATACCGTAAAATTAAGGCTCTTTCCGGAATGGCAATCTCTGATTTTATCAAATCGGTAAGGTTAAAGCAAGCTGCCGCCTTGCTTGTGCAAAATAAATTGACGATCGCAGAAGTTGCTTATGCAGTCGGCTTTAATGATCGGAAGTATTTTAGTAAGGAATTTAAAAAGCAGTTTGGCAAGTCTCCATCTGATTATGTAGCCCAAGTGCTTACCCACGAGGTTTAAGTTGATTTTTAACCCTCCTTTTCTTATTTCTTAACATAGCCGATTCCTTACCCCTATTTCGGCGGCATTTTACCCTCTAAAAAAGTGTATTGCATCCCATCTTCGTCTTTGCCGGAACGCATCGACAGTTTGATCTTGCATGCATGTACGGCGCATGAAAACCAAAACTGATTATATTCAAAACTATTTATATGACCCGTACTCTACTACGTGTAATTTTATTATTCCTCTTATTTACCTCTATTGCTTTCCGACCTAAGCCTAACATTTATAAAAAAGGTTGGATTGACCTGAATAAAAACGGCAAAAAAGATTTGTACGAAGATTCAGAGCAACCGATTGAGCAGCGCCTTGATAACCTCATAGCGCAAATGAATCTAAACGAAAAAACTTGCCAAATGGCCACCCTGTATGGATACGATCGTATCTTAAAGGATTCTCTTCCTACACCAGCATGGAAAGAGAAAATCTGGAAAGATGGTATTGCCAATATTGATGAACACCTGAATGGTTTTGTTAATTGGGATAAAATCTCCTCCAGCCCTTATGTAACAGATATCGAAAAACATGTATGGGCGATGAACGAAGCACAACGGTTTTTTATTGAACAAACCAGGTTAGGCATTCCGGCGGACTTCACAGACGAAGGCATAAGAGGTGTAGAAGCTTACCAGGCTACCGCTTTCCCTACACAACTGAATATGGGAATGACATGGGATAAAGAACTTGTTCGGCAGGAAGGATTGATT
Protein-coding sequences here:
- a CDS encoding two-component regulator propeller domain-containing protein, coding for MRKFWCVILLLLACSAAYPQLSFDHLTVANGLSQSSVISICKDSRGYMWFGTRDRLNRYDARSIKTFNHDYKDPGSISCSDYVFSIIEDSKKNLWVGTVKGLNRYRPENNSFEHFLHNPAKKHSISDDNVYCIYNDRKGRIWIGTNNGLNLLANSASREFMHFFKAKMGQPGLSSNQVYAIYEDYAGNIWVGGSNGLTKISYAKGKYQYLVFPSTGNDPDSLHGNAVRTITEDRQHRLWFGTETGGLNLYNPETASFTHFKHDPLNQNSLSHNDVRKIILDKTGQLWVGTINGLNILNPETQTFVRYEHDAENRRSLSDNSIKDIYQDQNGSIWIGTTYGGVNVVHPDNIPFKVYQANKFKNSISGNIISAIIAGPKGNLWIGTEGYGLNQFNTVSGEFKHYKNQSANKQSLSTNFVKAVYRDSKDNLWVGLHQGGLELFQPAGENFKHFRHDPNNAASISSDIVSSLLEDSRGRFWVGTSNGLNILDQQSQRFRTYLSDPVKPFRLTKESVRCIYEDSKHNIWVGTTVGLNLLRPTSASFKWFMANERNPNSLKVGYINCIKEDSQGNVWVGSFHGGLSRYIPSKGAFITYGISQGLPSDNVLNIQQGDANTLWISTDNGLVSFDLRSYKSKSFTVKDGLPTNEFNYNSSFKDERGNLFFGTYNGLVSFNPREIKSNEIEPVVQLSGLKLFNEPVAIGDKTGLLHQDISLTKEITFNHNQNVFSIDFTSLNFDKPDRNRFMFKLDGFEKKWNYVSVPTATYTNLPAGEYDFLLRGSNNDGVWSKTIKKLHIRILPPFWLTWWAYLAYLIIFGVTLYLVIRFFRRQARLERDLYYEHLNYERQQEVHQLKLDFFTKISHEIRTPLSLILAPVESLLEAEKGNIVLRQHLQYVKQNANRLMRLVNELLDFRKAENGFLKLRVAEQDISAFCKDIFESFAGLAASRNITYLFEADEHSIPLYFDASQLEKVLFNILSNAFKFTPDNGTVLVALKTGSSNVEIHITDNGPGISKEGQEHIFENFYQDKGAADASGWGIGLALAKNIVDLHKGEITVDSVQATEKHSGTTTFKVILARGFSHFSADQFAKSLNSLKIENEEILSPVSLPTLGHEPELQVEKPVLLLVEDNQEVRDFLKVTLCRDYQIHESENGKEGWEAALKTIPDLVISDVAMPIMDGYALCGNIKADERTNHIPVILLTAKADQNNQLDGLKRGADVYITKPFSVNILQQHIRNLLSVRQAMRQKFSQQMLLMPTSRVIDSPDETFLNKLMRITESHLENPDFDVAMLVDKAGMSQTVLYRKIKALSGMAISDFIKSVRLKQAAALLVQNKLTIAEVAYAVGFNDRKYFSKEFKKQFGKSPSDYVAQVLTHEV